From Micromonospora nigra, one genomic window encodes:
- a CDS encoding sensor histidine kinase — MTARAVLVTCAVALVSVLVTALVAVPLSVRGAERRDQEALAAQARLAADVLRVRRQRVQDAAGERLVRQLREQQDITVHMIVAGTPNRPGLPRSVVNRVAQGRNVSGVRLVDGQRSLVEGRALPGGNGVVLTRPAGSGVWRQVLRSLWLALLAGLAAGLVAGLLLARRLARPIRQAATAAARLRAGDRTVRVPVEPPDEVADLADALNGLAAALATSEGRQREFLLSVSHELRTPLTAIRGYAEALADGVVEPAATADTGRTMLAEAQHLDRLVSDLLALARLEAVDFPLEPAQVDLARLAVDAQRTWADRCAALGVLFRVELPSGPVPAYTDPGRIRQVVDGLLENALRVVPPGAAVVLAARPAGADPAAGGVLEVRDGGPGFTDDDLAVAFERGALHQRYRGVRKVGSGLGLALAAGLVRRLGGRIAVGHAPEGGAAFTVLLPAHPYPIRTRA, encoded by the coding sequence CTGACCGCCCGCGCGGTGCTGGTCACCTGCGCGGTCGCCCTGGTGTCGGTGCTGGTCACCGCGCTGGTCGCGGTGCCGTTGTCGGTGCGCGGCGCGGAACGGCGCGACCAGGAGGCACTGGCCGCGCAGGCCCGGCTGGCCGCCGACGTGCTACGGGTACGGCGGCAGCGGGTCCAGGACGCGGCCGGCGAACGACTGGTCCGCCAGCTCCGCGAGCAGCAGGACATCACCGTGCACATGATCGTCGCCGGTACGCCGAACCGGCCCGGACTGCCCCGGTCGGTCGTCAACCGGGTCGCCCAGGGCCGCAACGTCTCCGGTGTGCGGCTCGTCGACGGGCAACGGTCCCTGGTCGAGGGCCGGGCCCTGCCCGGCGGCAACGGCGTGGTGCTGACCCGACCCGCCGGCAGTGGCGTGTGGCGACAGGTGCTGCGCAGCCTGTGGCTGGCGTTGCTGGCAGGGCTCGCCGCCGGGCTGGTCGCCGGGCTGCTGCTCGCCCGCCGGCTGGCCCGCCCGATCCGGCAGGCCGCCACCGCCGCCGCCCGGCTGCGGGCCGGGGACCGCACCGTGCGGGTGCCCGTCGAGCCGCCCGACGAGGTGGCCGACCTGGCGGACGCCCTCAACGGCCTGGCCGCCGCGCTGGCCACCAGCGAGGGACGGCAGCGGGAGTTCCTGCTGTCCGTCTCGCACGAGTTGCGGACCCCGTTGACCGCGATCCGCGGGTACGCCGAGGCGCTCGCCGACGGAGTGGTGGAACCGGCCGCCACCGCCGACACGGGCCGGACGATGCTGGCCGAGGCGCAACACCTGGACCGCCTGGTCAGCGACCTGCTGGCGTTGGCCCGCCTGGAGGCGGTCGACTTCCCGCTGGAGCCCGCGCAGGTCGACCTGGCCCGGCTCGCCGTCGACGCGCAACGGACCTGGGCCGACCGGTGCGCGGCCCTGGGGGTGCTGTTCCGCGTGGAACTGCCCAGCGGTCCGGTGCCGGCGTACACGGACCCGGGCCGGATCCGGCAGGTGGTCGACGGGCTGCTGGAGAACGCGCTGCGGGTCGTACCCCCGGGAGCGGCGGTGGTGCTCGCGGCCCGGCCGGCCGGCGCGGACCCGGCCGCCGGCGGGGTCCTGGAGGTCCGCGACGGCGGGCCCGGCTTCACCGACGACGACCTGGCGGTGGCCTTCGAACGCGGGGCCCTGCACCAGCGGTACCGGGGGGTGCGGAAGGTGGGCAGCGGCCTGGGTCTGGCGCTGGCGGCCGGGCTGGTCCGGCGGCTCGGCGGCCGGATCGCCGTCGGGCACGCACCGGAGGGCGGGGCGGCGTTCACCGTCCTGCTGCCCGCGCATCCTTACCCGATCCGAACACGGGCCTGA
- a CDS encoding response regulator transcription factor codes for MTVDAPPRGLVLVVEDEPAIADLVRLYLARDGFGVHTEADGAAGLAAARRLRPVACVLDIALPGLPGTEVCRRLREAGDWTPVIFLTARDDEVDRIVGLELGADDYVTKPFSPRELVARVRAVLRRTAGPPDGLARPRVLGRVTLDPARRTVAVDGAPVQLTSTEFDLLAHLMARPGRVFTREELLAGAWGYAAHAGTRTVDVHVAQVRAKLGPASVIRTHRGVGYAADA; via the coding sequence GTGACCGTCGACGCCCCGCCGCGCGGGCTCGTCCTCGTGGTGGAGGACGAGCCGGCCATCGCCGACCTCGTCCGGCTGTATCTGGCCCGGGACGGGTTCGGTGTGCACACCGAGGCCGACGGCGCGGCCGGTCTGGCGGCGGCGAGACGGCTGCGTCCGGTGGCCTGCGTCCTGGACATCGCGCTGCCCGGCCTGCCCGGTACCGAGGTGTGCCGGAGACTGCGCGAGGCCGGCGACTGGACGCCGGTCATCTTCCTCACCGCCCGCGACGACGAGGTGGACCGCATCGTCGGCCTGGAGCTGGGCGCGGACGACTACGTCACCAAGCCGTTCAGCCCCCGGGAGCTGGTCGCGCGGGTACGCGCGGTGCTGCGCCGCACCGCCGGCCCACCCGACGGCCTGGCCCGCCCCCGGGTCCTCGGTCGGGTGACCCTCGACCCGGCCCGCCGGACGGTCGCCGTCGACGGTGCCCCGGTGCAGCTGACCTCCACCGAGTTCGACCTGCTGGCCCACCTGATGGCGCGGCCCGGCCGGGTGTTCACCCGCGAGGAGCTGCTCGCCGGGGCGTGGGGGTACGCCGCCCACGCCGGCACCCGCACCGTCGACGTGCACGTCGCGCAGGTGCGCGCCAAGCTGGGCCCGGCCAGCGTGATCCGCACCCATCGGGGCGTCGGGTACGCCGCCGATGCCTGA